The following nucleotide sequence is from Solanum dulcamara chromosome 7, daSolDulc1.2, whole genome shotgun sequence.
GaaaaggatttggagaagacaTATGAAGAGCTATATGAACTTCTTAATCAAATATCTAAGGAAAATCTTTAGTGGAATGGAGGGAGCTCTAGGATTATGGTATAGAAACAGGCAGGGATGGTGGAAGTTGATGCATTGATAGCCTTGACAGCTCAAATCTCAGCAATGCAGAATATGATAACCACACATTTTAACAACTTGGCATTAAGGAACCAAATAGCTCTAGGTTATGTGGTACAACAACAACCAACATAGTACGAGGTGTGTGGTAGTGAGCACATGTCTGAGTATTATGGAGCAAATCCTAAATCAACAAACTTTGTGGGTAATGCACCAAGGGGTGGAGGTCACTAAAACTATGGTAATTCTTATGACCCCAGTTGGAGGAACCATCCAAATTTATCATAGGGTGGAGATTAGCAAAATTAGCACCATGGGAAGATACAATTCATGCCACAAGGAGGTGGACACCATTATAATCAGAAGGGCAAGGAAGTCTGCAAACAGGTAAATTAAGAAGCATGAGTGTTGAGGATATGCTCAAATAAATCATGGCTGACCAAGCTAAGCTGGCATCAGAGGTTCACCAAAATTAGTTAACAACCCATAACTTAGAGAATAATCTTAGGAAATTAGCTAGTCTTCACAACTCTTGCCAGCAAGGTAGTTTTCTAGGTAACACTGACTCAAACCCCAAGCAGGTGAATGCTGTGAGTACCCGTAGTTGTCGTCCATTAGCTGAGTTGGCTCCTCAAACCAAAGTTATTCAAAAAAAAGGTAAAGAAAAGTAATTAAAGAAGGTGAATCTAACTTGCCTAGAGATGACAGGGAACCAAAAGCAAAACCACCTCCTTCGTTCCCACAAaagttcaaaaaagaaaaggaggagGAGTATTATGAGAAGTTTATCGGCTTGCTGAAACAGGTACATATTAACTTACCTCTGATTGGTGTTTTTATAGGGTATCCCGAAGTATAACAAATATATCAAGTACGTTGTGACAAACAAGAGCATGTTGGTAGAATATGAGACAATGGCACTCACTGAGGAGTGCAGTTCTAGAATTCTGAACAAGGTCAAACTATTAGCCAAGTTGCAAGGTCCTGGGAGTTTCATAGTACAGGTAACTATTGGTAAGTTTATCTATGCTAGAGGTCTCTGTGATTTGGGTGCATGTGTTAACTTGATGCCCAGATATATATTTAAGAAATTGAGTCTGGAAGACCCCAAGCCTACCATAATTTTGTTGCAATTGGCAGATCGCTCTATGGCTAGGCTagatggtatcattgaggatgTTTTAGTCCAAGAGGTATCTCTTATCTTCCTTGTTGTCTTTGTTGTTCTAGACTTTGAGCCTTACCCAGAGGTTCGTTTCATCTTAGGACGCCCATTCTTAGAAATGGGAGGGGTGTTGATTGATGTTGCTGCTGAGAGATTAACTATGAGAGCACATGATAAGGTGGAGGTGTTTGATGTTTATTAGGCATTTAAAATTAACTGCTATTTATGAGGAGCTGTCTATATAACTGTGATAGATGAAGAACAGGCACCACAATGTGTGTTAGAAAAAGACCATATGGAGAGTGTGTTATTAGACATAGATATTGAGAGTGATGTTGAAGCAAAGGAATTGGCTAATCTGCTAGACATTCCAAATGTAATAATGTTGAAAAACATGTGGTCATAGTGGATAGAGAtttggtgtcacgacccaaccacataggctgcgactggggtccgacctggacccccgtatacttAATTATCATATGTAATAATCAacataagaactatacatagaACCCCAGTGGGTCTTAGCATTTTCATAtgtctgtagcctctttcatttgtatcttgtcatgaaagggcgtgcaagctgacaaggctgccatagcatcTTGATATCTATAATACATCACGTAGACATAACTGAAAAGAACTTACATGTATAACCCACACCACGTCTACAGACCTCTTAGAGTATTAACAGTAATATATGGAGGGACAAGGCCtccaccgtacccctaaataaacaaatatatatattagaaagtgagcaccaaaagctaggctccagaacagtggatcacttccgacatagctgactggaaatcctaagctggcgggtccctaaaatgaacatctgtacctatgggcatgaaatgtagccctaCAAGGAAAGGTGGGTCAGTACGTtatatatacttagtatataagcataaaacatcataactaagaaaacaactgaaatagggatgcagggggcaagtataatatttagccatctaccgtacctgcattttataaaataaaggcatacatgctatcatcacgtactgtatccGGCCAGTTCGAGAacttgtgtaataactacatccttttgtcatcataagaacatatataccattagcattgtagaacgtacagcccgatctatgtatatacaaagtacatactgaggaacgacgacccgatccacaTGTCTTATAaaaatgccgaggaacgacagACCGGTTCGTATATCGTGTAACAATGCTGAGGTACAATGGCCTGATCTGTAAATAGCATAACATGACAtagaacgtacagcccgatccttacatatcaaaacatgccaaggtacgttcggcccaatccatatatatcataatgtatatacatgcacgtaaaactctgtaacatgcCAAACATCctttagatatcaccataaatcatgttcaagagcccctaggtataggagcttacacatcctaACACTATTGAACCTATAGacgctcaagggtcgtagttcaactacttcaaggcccttatgaTTCAAAAAGTAggtacaagtcatgagctacatccagaatctatagtACTTATGTTCTAGTCttcctagaagtaggaaaagacaagctttacatgtaccactttctataacatggaagacttgaaaagtaatgactcaacttgttacaagagttctaatcagtaagaagtgaacaagagccttaactcacactcagagttttaagattggaataactcccaatttcctatacataatacttacatctaagtcatgccaaaaaaataaagggtagcttcacatactcatccctttctaacgtaagaaaggcttgagaagccctagttcgatTACTATAAGAGTGATTTcatcaaggattacataagaactgtgaattacacttggcatttatgagtatctttaccctcaagttcatatcattcactatttaacttgaagacatgccaaaagaagggaatgttagctttacatacactactttttagcATATAGACGACTTGAAGGATgcgagcttaactactttaagagtcttaacattcagaagcgagcatgaattatgaatcatgaatcatgttcagatatcatgaatagaattaccccaggcttcatatacatatcattttttacttaaatctaagacatgcccaatagaaaagagagacaggctttacatacctcttacgggttactctttatcctgttcgcctcgtcgttccTTGAACCTAGGTTACAtgaaagtaatgcaagtatgaacaacctttatatttctagcatattaggttacatatgagtattcatagaactcaacccctcgctcgccttctcgactagttccttaactagttaaggagttggcggaaatcgggcaacacctctcctataatatgccctacccaaatttctaattaaacTCCTAATAAATAAAtccaaaaaacaacaacaaccttaaGAACATGTATTATTAGTTCACACAAACtacaaatgactcgctcgaaaccacgataccaaaatagggtttctagtttccattttgcaaaacctttaactatacgacaCGGAGGGTAGGGTGGATGTAACCATCATCTACCACACATATTTTAGAAAActtttaggcccttcaacacaccaccacacatcttcagcagcacaccacaagcacaacaccttgcttcgactacaatttaattatagcgactccaatttagcttgcttcgaacgttaaacatttctacacatttttacacttacagaagcataaaaggtgtgtaatacaccctataaaaacacataaacttcaaattggaagtAAATACCTTACCTTACTCGAAATTGGCCCAAACTCGCCAAATCGCGCTTCGGAACCTCTATAAACTTGCTGGAATCGCGTGGACTGCTTGTTATCCGTTTGTTGCTTCTACAAGCAAtgaatttacattattaacaccttcatatcatttccaaacccttaacaaaacgtgggataagagaaccaagccataccttaacaaaaggcttcccaaacttgctgaaaattaacttcagaaactccttaacatgctgaaagttgcggactatTCTGGTCCCTTAAActctgccccaaatagtaattttatgctaTTATACCCCATCATGTAGCCGttggataccttaaataattaattcacagaatgaaattggAGGGCCTACCTTGTTGTTGTGGCTGCcgtgactctctcttctctccctcaagttttctccaattttcctcaactgtagatgctgaaaaatgatttccttagtcataattTCTGCATATATACCCcacttttggaggtgacacatggcatccccctaagGTGCCACCTTACGCCATGCATCCTCCCATATGATGccacgtgtactcaagtagcttagtatgtaaaatgtcccaagtaatagctttcacaagtaagtcgagtcctatgactcactacttaacctccaacttcttccagattcttataaccctatttctaatcttctctcttatggaatatctccttctccttttcttaggactatttgatagcattatagattacccgactcacatgacgacttctaagaaacataagacccttcccagaaacttaagaagcttaagaagagttccaaggtaccaaagtacggggtgtaacatttgGTTCCTTCACCGAAACAATCAATTGATGAAGCTCCTAAATTCGAGTTGAAATTGCTTCCATCCCACCTTACTCATAACTTTCTGGGTGACAGTAATACTTTTTGGTCATGAGTCAAGCCGAGGACCTACATGTGACATGGAAGAATTATGggggatcccaaccaagccatcttatcatacatcgcatacataaggtaaagaaacatagtaaaataagCAGAAGTAACAACTCAAGGTAATGGGTCTAATGGATAGAAATGTCAATCTATGTccgaatggactacatcaaaatatcgtataaacatgcctctattcttGTCTTTGATGGAGGCTTAGGAAAACCTCCTAGATTACCTAAAATATAGGAATAAAATCAATGAAACAATTTGAaaagaaagtcatgtcctcgatgatataaggactcaccaactctttgataTCTAAAACACTCTAGCCACAAATCCGATGATTGACGTCTGCCCCTACATTATCAAAAATATTCAATAGTACATAGaagatactaagtatgtgagttatgcatgaataagtaataggacatgaacaatatgacataagatgcatgactaaTATCATGAACATCagtaaggcttaaaagcatttgaaaacatatgaaaactcatgctCAATAAATCATAAAACCTCATAGTAAATATCATAACTTAACATTCAACTGGTGTGGGACAAGTcttttaaccgacatcttaagaccatgcgagttataacataaaatctgatgtaacccacatcgagaagggggaggctaccttgccaaggtatatTTCTGTCATTGTACTCAACTCAAcacaactgtgctatatgtggatccactatctaggccatgaaggaaatCCTACGTGGGCaaagtagtttgggactttGGGTTGCTACGAGGATTCCCTTTGGTAACTAACTGCATAATCAgattgaaccccacctagaagtcctctcgatgATTAGTCGATATTAGAATGGAACTCATTCAAATATGATCAAAACattaggaaaagatagtaactacttatcaatccatctttatacaatatattaggagtagctcattaatcTTAGTAATTCATACGAATCCACGAATTTGGTGAGAATTGTTATTATCACCATCTtgaacatgattgtgtgagaattgtacgtatcacaccataataaatttcttagatcataattgatcatcatcataacttcatcattaaattataatctcaactttattcATGAAAACTCTCATTAAACattattgaactcataatcaattcatgaaaattatttttaacttcataatcatgattgaatatagctttatgcatgagcattcataatttaacttaaaatcatgcaattcatatagaaacatgcttagaataatcaattataacaattcaaaacaaaattgtAACAACCCAACGCAGGTCaacaaaactagggttcataaaccTTTGAAAATTGAGGAAAACTTTGGAGAAAActttaggactccatgggtgaaaggaacccatgggtAAATAACCATACACCTGATTGAAATAacttagaatttgagaagaaaccttgaagaaaatatggaaccCTAGCTTGTAGCTTGGAAAAGAATCCCTAAGAGAGTTGtattcttgccttagagaattttgaagagtgatttagaatgaaggaatttcaaaggattgggtagataAAGGTTTGAACTTAGCAATAATTGTGTCTAGgctcattgaaccaaacttagGAATGATATAATTAACCTTCATTAAATCAAAAATTTGACCCTACTGATTCACTTTATGAATCGTACTCacgtctatgactcatagactaCT
It contains:
- the LOC129894819 gene encoding uncharacterized protein LOC129894819 encodes the protein MVEVDALIALTAQISAMQNMITTHFNNLALRNQIALGYVGIPKYNKYIKYVVTNKSMLVEYETMALTEECSSRILNKVKLLAKLQGPGSFIVQVTIGKFIYARGLCDLGACVNLMPRYIFKKLSLEDPKPTIILLQLADRSMARLDGIIEDVLVQEVSLIFLVVFVVLDFEPYPEVRFILGRPFLEMGGVLIDVAAERLTMRAHDKVEVFDVY